One window of the Sulfurimonas crateris genome contains the following:
- a CDS encoding HD domain-containing phosphohydrolase: protein MSKKPSCNMSHKESNIRFTIASLILFFSIYESSYALAVMALVIFYTALKRFCFIYALFNLNQKYSLKNYYLSLLPKHRNSPVFIFNEKGAILFRNEASHKDLLEITSLESLSIKNPKEVAAKNTQDTIFFENKSTSYQVEIKEIQEEQLILAYFTDVTELITLNKEIEEMQRDVICAMGEIGETRSKETGNHVKRVALYSYKLAILYGLSQEDAALLQMASPMHDIGKIGIADAILNAPRKLTSEEFEVMKTHASLGYDMLKHSKKPILKAAAIVAGEHHEKWDGSGYPNAKAGEEIHIFGRITAVADVFDALASDRVYKKAWEMKDILNLFEKEKGKHFEPKLVTLLMENLEHFLEIKEQFKDL from the coding sequence ATGTCTAAAAAACCGAGTTGCAACATGAGCCACAAAGAGTCCAATATTCGTTTTACGATTGCATCTTTGATCCTGTTTTTTTCAATTTATGAATCTTCCTATGCCTTGGCAGTTATGGCCTTAGTAATATTTTATACAGCACTAAAGAGATTTTGTTTTATTTATGCACTTTTCAATCTCAATCAAAAATATAGTCTAAAAAATTACTATCTCTCTCTTCTTCCAAAGCACAGGAACTCTCCTGTTTTCATTTTTAACGAAAAAGGCGCGATTCTTTTTCGCAATGAAGCATCACATAAAGATCTTCTAGAAATCACCTCTCTTGAGTCTTTAAGTATCAAAAATCCAAAAGAGGTAGCTGCAAAAAACACGCAAGATACCATATTTTTTGAAAACAAAAGCACCTCATACCAAGTTGAAATAAAAGAGATTCAAGAAGAGCAACTTATTTTAGCTTACTTTACGGATGTCACAGAACTCATAACCCTCAACAAAGAGATCGAAGAGATGCAAAGAGATGTTATTTGCGCCATGGGCGAGATAGGGGAAACACGCTCAAAAGAGACCGGAAATCATGTTAAGCGAGTAGCACTCTACTCCTACAAACTTGCTATTTTGTACGGTTTGAGCCAAGAGGATGCGGCTCTTTTGCAGATGGCAAGTCCCATGCACGACATAGGAAAAATAGGGATTGCGGATGCTATTTTAAACGCACCGCGCAAACTCACATCTGAAGAGTTTGAAGTAATGAAAACGCATGCCTCATTGGGTTACGATATGCTTAAACACTCCAAAAAACCAATCTTAAAAGCTGCTGCTATCGTTGCGGGAGAACATCATGAGAAGTGGGACGGAAGCGGATATCCAAACGCAAAAGCTGGAGAAGAAATTCATATTTTTGGTCGTATTACTGCCGTTGCAGATGTTTTTGACGCACTTGCAAGTGATAGAGTCTATAAAAAAGCATGGGAGATGAAAGATATTTTAAATCTTTTTGAAAAAGAGAAAGGTAAACACTTTGAGCCAAAACTTGTTACGCTTCTTATGGAAAATCTGGAACACTTTCTTGAAATAAAGGAACAGTTTAAGGATCTGTAA
- a CDS encoding DoxX family protein: MKCKQIYIEFSRLSEYLKSFSLLLARLAVAYGFYEPAMMKWGDIASVSGWFASMGIPFPTLNAYMAASTEIVGVILLTLGLLTRFISLPLIIVMIVAIVTVHLPNGFSAGDNGYEIPLYYMLFLLIFVSHGAGKFSLDRLFFGEKS, translated from the coding sequence ATGAAGTGCAAACAGATATATATTGAGTTTTCCAGGTTGAGCGAGTATTTGAAATCATTTAGTTTGTTGTTAGCGCGTTTGGCGGTTGCTTACGGGTTTTATGAGCCTGCTATGATGAAGTGGGGTGATATAGCCTCTGTTTCCGGTTGGTTTGCGTCTATGGGCATACCGTTTCCAACGCTCAATGCTTATATGGCGGCAAGTACCGAGATAGTCGGTGTAATACTGCTTACTTTAGGGCTTTTGACACGGTTTATTTCACTGCCGCTTATCATCGTAATGATTGTTGCCATCGTAACCGTACACCTTCCAAACGGTTTTTCTGCAGGTGATAACGGCTATGAAATACCACTTTACTACATGTTATTTTTGCTTATCTTTGTATCGCATGGAGCAGGTAAATTTAGCCTTGACAGACTTTTTTTCGGTGAGAAGAGCTAA
- a CDS encoding FMN-binding glutamate synthase family protein, with the protein MEALLDFKDAVSQFRFPLLFFLLQASLIVFAIISLVLFIYDRFIQREDQLLINYPLIGRMRYLFYLLRDPMRQYFGDEKFYESFDKVKWVYDSAERKAAYASFSPGQPQKSARLSIKNANCVLNTEDVSEEFGVTFGEDSKHPFKAHSVLGRSAMSDGAISPEGTRAFSKGAYLGGFPINTGEGSLTSNFLYTHCYNPKNRDYLDVIEGTFFAKSVYLFVKFLLNASAAEKVYRHMVILSSDAESYLFDEEHKVCYRVNWRAPLEAFPKEIPSDVPDIIFQIGSGLYGVRDDKGNFDEQRYIKSMRFARMTEIKMAQGAKQTGGKLLADKVSESVAYYRGVEAHRDLFSPNRFPYGKTLEELFDFMGRLKELSDKPVGVKIVISSKDTFLEYASLIKKRVEEGSRAYPDFITIDGGEGGSGAAPLEMMMTVGMVIAKALYIADMALKEAGVREKVKLIASEKVLTPDDAIVLFGIGADYVGIARAFMMSAGCIRARECSGAHGRHCPVGLATQDKKKRASFLVEQKARNVASYHAQMIHGMQQLLAIMGVDHISKLNKSHLIFKDHAGKTYMNVDNYFEEMLV; encoded by the coding sequence ATGGAAGCACTCTTAGATTTTAAAGATGCGGTAAGCCAATTTCGTTTTCCGCTTCTTTTCTTTTTGCTTCAGGCTTCATTGATTGTTTTTGCTATTATCTCTCTTGTTCTGTTTATCTATGACAGATTTATTCAAAGAGAGGACCAATTACTTATCAACTACCCTCTCATAGGGCGTATGCGGTATCTTTTTTATCTCTTGCGTGATCCGATGAGACAATATTTCGGGGATGAGAAGTTTTATGAGTCTTTTGATAAAGTAAAATGGGTTTATGACTCCGCAGAGAGAAAAGCCGCGTACGCCTCTTTTTCTCCGGGACAACCACAAAAATCTGCACGGCTCTCCATTAAAAATGCCAACTGTGTGCTAAACACGGAGGATGTTAGCGAGGAGTTTGGGGTTACTTTTGGAGAAGATTCAAAGCACCCTTTTAAAGCTCATTCAGTTTTGGGTAGAAGCGCCATGAGTGACGGTGCGATTTCTCCGGAGGGAACACGCGCTTTTAGTAAAGGGGCTTATCTGGGAGGTTTTCCTATCAATACGGGAGAGGGAAGCCTTACCTCAAACTTCTTATATACACATTGCTACAATCCCAAAAACAGAGATTATCTTGATGTAATTGAGGGAACCTTTTTTGCCAAGAGTGTTTATCTGTTTGTGAAATTTCTGCTTAATGCTTCTGCTGCCGAGAAGGTATATAGGCATATGGTTATTTTATCAAGCGATGCAGAGAGCTATCTTTTTGATGAAGAGCATAAGGTGTGTTATCGTGTTAACTGGAGAGCACCCCTTGAAGCATTTCCAAAAGAGATACCATCGGATGTGCCCGATATCATTTTTCAAATCGGAAGCGGTCTTTACGGTGTTAGAGACGATAAAGGCAATTTTGATGAGCAGCGTTATATAAAAAGCATGCGATTCGCCCGGATGACGGAGATAAAAATGGCGCAGGGAGCCAAGCAGACGGGAGGAAAGCTTTTAGCAGACAAGGTAAGCGAATCCGTGGCTTATTACAGGGGAGTAGAGGCGCATAGAGATCTCTTTTCACCCAATCGGTTTCCCTATGGAAAAACTCTTGAAGAACTTTTTGATTTTATGGGCAGGCTCAAAGAGCTATCGGATAAGCCAGTGGGTGTGAAAATTGTTATCTCTTCAAAGGATACTTTTTTGGAGTATGCTTCTTTAATAAAAAAAAGAGTAGAGGAGGGTTCTAGAGCGTATCCGGATTTTATTACGATTGACGGGGGTGAGGGCGGAAGCGGTGCCGCACCTCTGGAGATGATGATGACGGTCGGAATGGTAATAGCAAAAGCACTCTATATAGCAGATATGGCACTCAAAGAAGCAGGCGTACGAGAAAAAGTTAAACTTATTGCGAGTGAAAAAGTGCTTACTCCCGATGATGCCATCGTTCTTTTTGGCATCGGTGCGGATTATGTAGGAATTGCCAGAGCCTTCATGATGAGTGCAGGATGTATTCGCGCACGTGAATGTTCGGGAGCACATGGACGGCACTGTCCCGTCGGACTTGCAACGCAAGACAAAAAGAAGAGAGCCTCTTTTTTGGTGGAGCAAAAAGCAAGAAATGTCGCCTCTTATCACGCGCAGATGATACACGGTATGCAGCAGCTTTTGGCGATTATGGGAGTAGATCACATATCAAAACTCAACAAATCACACCTTATCTTTAAAGACCATGCGGGAAAAACTTATATGAATGTAGATAACTATTTTGAAGAAATGTTAGTATAA
- a CDS encoding gluconate 2-dehydrogenase subunit 3 family protein, with protein MILNTRRNFFKQSFLGGAVLLFAGSSLYGAAEPLKTLTLVQEDLFPKAKELYVDTTSYLLLILDHSRISTSHKEFLRNGVQWLHEESLKLHGKLYYNLSAQKRQEVLQEISEYGWGESWIEALLTYSMEALRSDAVYGVNKKDAAQKWLGFSAGLPHPKSAYL; from the coding sequence ATGATTTTAAATACACGCAGAAATTTTTTCAAACAAAGTTTTTTAGGCGGAGCTGTTTTGCTCTTTGCCGGTTCCTCTTTGTACGGAGCAGCGGAACCTTTAAAAACTCTCACACTTGTTCAAGAAGATCTTTTTCCAAAAGCAAAAGAGCTCTATGTCGATACCACTTCTTATCTGCTGCTTATTTTAGACCATTCAAGAATTAGCACTTCACACAAAGAGTTTCTTCGCAATGGCGTTCAATGGCTTCATGAGGAGTCCCTAAAGCTTCACGGCAAGCTTTACTACAATCTTTCAGCACAAAAACGACAAGAGGTGTTGCAGGAGATTTCAGAGTATGGATGGGGCGAGTCATGGATAGAGGCTCTTTTGACTTACAGTATGGAAGCGCTGCGCAGTGACGCAGTTTACGGTGTAAACAAAAAAGATGCGGCGCAAAAGTGGCTTGGATTTAGTGCGGGTTTGCCGCATCCAAAAAGTGCGTATCTATGA
- a CDS encoding GMC family oxidoreductase produces the protein MTYDVCIIGSGAGGSPVAYELSRAGFSVVVLEKGKEYKEDDFNKDELAVSRRELFTPDLKDEQHVIYELDESKERRRYLGSDYQWSFWNGSMVGGSSNLMSGYFHRMKPNDFKLLSTHGEIEGANVADWPLSYEELEPYYEKVERIVGVSGEVVAHSFLEPRSTSHFPYAKLEENGVTKWFDAACKSLDFESIPTPRAIIPHAALKRHGCSYSNFCGSYGCATGAKGSARAALLQKCDARVITEAFVYKLESDATKVTKAHYYDSDMKTHEISAKIFVLAAQAIESSRLLLNSKNRFFPYGLANNNHQVGKNLIFSGGGAGEGRFRFETLTHEQQKELMEVGLFFNRSLQQWYEYKKSSKKIKGGTIDFLFEHQNLVPRIKRAFYDEEGKILWGKALEQKIHKELTTSRVLNFEVFNDWLPTDECFVGIEEEVKDKYGIPVGAIHLYSHPRDREVGDDLAKKAVQVLEKMGATEINYSISSAPPPNLVAGGCRFGENPKTSVLDKNCKAHALDNLYVTDASFMPTGGSVPYTWTIYANAFRIADILRKRLES, from the coding sequence ATGACGTACGATGTTTGCATCATCGGGAGCGGTGCAGGCGGCTCGCCTGTCGCTTATGAGCTGAGTCGCGCAGGTTTTAGTGTAGTTGTGCTTGAAAAAGGAAAAGAGTACAAAGAAGATGATTTTAACAAAGATGAGCTGGCGGTTTCGCGGCGCGAGCTTTTTACGCCCGACCTTAAAGATGAGCAGCATGTTATTTATGAACTAGACGAGAGTAAAGAGCGCAGAAGATATCTAGGAAGCGATTACCAATGGAGTTTTTGGAACGGCTCTATGGTGGGAGGATCATCAAACCTTATGAGCGGCTATTTCCACCGCATGAAGCCAAACGACTTTAAGCTTCTCTCGACTCATGGAGAGATAGAGGGCGCAAATGTGGCTGATTGGCCTCTCTCTTATGAAGAACTGGAGCCATACTACGAAAAAGTTGAGCGCATAGTCGGTGTTAGCGGGGAAGTGGTTGCACACTCTTTTTTAGAGCCCAGAAGCACCTCCCATTTTCCTTATGCAAAACTTGAAGAAAACGGAGTGACAAAGTGGTTTGACGCCGCATGTAAATCTCTTGACTTTGAGAGCATTCCGACTCCGCGGGCAATAATTCCACATGCGGCACTAAAGCGACATGGCTGCTCTTACTCTAACTTTTGCGGGAGTTACGGATGTGCAACGGGTGCAAAAGGGAGTGCCAGAGCTGCACTTCTTCAAAAGTGTGATGCAAGAGTTATTACCGAAGCGTTTGTATATAAGCTTGAGAGCGATGCGACAAAGGTTACAAAAGCACACTACTATGATAGCGACATGAAGACGCATGAAATTAGTGCTAAAATCTTTGTTTTAGCCGCACAAGCAATAGAGAGCTCACGTTTGCTCTTAAACTCAAAAAATCGTTTTTTCCCTTATGGTTTGGCAAACAACAATCATCAAGTAGGAAAAAATCTTATTTTCTCAGGCGGAGGAGCAGGGGAGGGGCGATTTCGTTTTGAAACGCTTACTCATGAGCAGCAAAAAGAGCTTATGGAGGTCGGTCTTTTCTTTAACCGCTCTTTGCAGCAGTGGTATGAGTATAAAAAGAGCAGTAAAAAAATAAAAGGCGGAACCATAGACTTTCTGTTTGAGCATCAAAATTTGGTTCCCCGCATAAAAAGAGCTTTTTATGATGAAGAGGGAAAAATTCTTTGGGGTAAGGCTCTTGAGCAAAAAATTCATAAAGAGCTTACGACTTCAAGAGTTTTGAATTTTGAAGTTTTTAATGACTGGCTTCCTACGGATGAGTGTTTTGTAGGTATTGAAGAGGAGGTTAAAGACAAGTACGGCATCCCTGTGGGCGCAATACATCTCTACAGCCATCCTCGTGATAGAGAAGTCGGTGACGATTTGGCAAAAAAAGCTGTGCAGGTGTTGGAGAAAATGGGAGCTACCGAGATAAACTACTCCATCTCCTCTGCTCCTCCGCCAAATCTTGTGGCAGGCGGCTGCAGATTTGGAGAGAATCCTAAAACATCCGTACTCGATAAAAACTGCAAAGCGCATGCATTAGATAACCTTTATGTTACGGATGCTAGTTTTATGCCTACGGGAGGAAGTGTGCCCTATACATGGACTATCTATGCGAACGCTTTTCGTATAGCAGATATTTTACGCAAAAGATTGGAGTCTTAA
- the rsfS gene encoding ribosome silencing factor → MQNRIEKITEVLDKNKAENIEVFDLREKNYFVDYAVIASSLGSKHTLALLDHLKNELKPAEKFVNVDESSDWVVVDMGDILIHIMTPEYRVKYDMESFLSSLAEGKEGMPL, encoded by the coding sequence TTGCAAAACAGAATAGAAAAAATAACCGAAGTCTTAGATAAGAACAAAGCGGAGAACATAGAGGTTTTTGACCTAAGAGAGAAAAACTACTTTGTCGATTACGCGGTCATCGCATCATCTCTTGGATCAAAACATACACTAGCGCTTTTGGACCATCTAAAAAATGAGCTAAAACCTGCAGAAAAATTTGTAAACGTTGATGAGAGCAGTGACTGGGTTGTTGTCGATATGGGTGATATTCTTATCCATATCATGACCCCTGAATACAGAGTAAAGTATGACATGGAGAGCTTTTTAAGCTCTCTTGCAGAAGGTAAAGAGGGTATGCCTCTTTAA
- the nadD gene encoding nicotinate (nicotinamide) nucleotide adenylyltransferase, which translates to MDTIALFGGSFDPPHIGHEAIVKALINFKEIEKVIVMPTYLNPFKSTFYAPASLRVEWLKEIFKEYKNVEISEYEVLQKRAVSSIKSVKHLLESYRKIYLVIGADNLFSLHKWDRYDELKELVTFIVVPRDNIEIPEQFLRLDVDEKISSTNLRECIEISKLPKKCAKEIYNFYKENSCKTE; encoded by the coding sequence ATGGATACAATCGCACTTTTTGGCGGCTCTTTTGACCCGCCGCATATCGGTCACGAGGCAATAGTTAAGGCTTTGATAAATTTCAAAGAAATTGAAAAAGTTATAGTAATGCCGACTTATCTAAATCCGTTTAAGTCAACTTTTTATGCTCCTGCCTCTCTTAGAGTAGAGTGGTTAAAAGAGATATTTAAAGAGTATAAAAATGTTGAAATTTCAGAGTATGAAGTTTTACAAAAAAGAGCGGTCTCATCAATCAAGAGCGTTAAGCACCTTTTAGAGAGCTATAGAAAAATATATCTTGTAATAGGTGCGGACAACCTCTTTTCGCTTCATAAATGGGACAGATATGATGAGCTAAAAGAACTGGTGACGTTTATAGTAGTCCCAAGGGACAATATTGAGATACCAGAGCAGTTTTTAAGACTTGATGTTGATGAAAAAATATCATCGACCAATCTTAGAGAGTGCATTGAGATCTCAAAACTGCCAAAAAAGTGTGCAAAAGAGATATATAATTTTTACAAGGAAAACAGTTGCAAAACAGAATAG
- the gap gene encoding type I glyceraldehyde-3-phosphate dehydrogenase produces the protein MALKIAINGFGRIGRCVARIAATRDDVEIVAINDMASIDMMLYLLKNDSVHGTFKSEVVQIDNENITIDGKNIRVFSDRDPKNLKFAECGADMVLECTGVFLSKKDAQIHIDNGVKKVLFSAPAKDDTPTFVLGVNEHLYAGQNIVSNASCTTNCLGPIAKVLDDAFGIEKGLMTTIHSYTNDQNILDVKHSKDKRRARAGAINMIPTTTGAAKAIGLVLPQLQGKLHGQSVRVPTPNVSMVDLNVIVKKNTTKEEVTAVFNKAADGALKGIILIDKEMRVSQDFVGCEYSSIVAEDLTQVIDGNMVKVMAWYDNEWGYSTRLLDMALHISK, from the coding sequence ATGGCACTAAAAATAGCAATTAACGGATTTGGTAGAATCGGTCGCTGTGTAGCTCGTATTGCTGCAACAAGAGATGATGTAGAGATCGTAGCAATAAACGACATGGCAAGTATAGATATGATGCTCTACCTTCTTAAAAACGACTCTGTTCATGGAACATTTAAGAGCGAAGTAGTGCAGATCGATAATGAGAACATTACTATTGACGGTAAAAATATAAGAGTTTTTAGTGACAGAGATCCAAAAAACTTAAAATTTGCCGAGTGCGGTGCAGATATGGTTTTGGAGTGTACGGGCGTGTTTTTGAGTAAAAAAGATGCTCAGATTCATATCGACAACGGCGTGAAGAAGGTTCTCTTCTCGGCCCCTGCAAAAGATGACACTCCTACGTTTGTTCTTGGCGTAAACGAGCATCTTTATGCTGGACAAAACATAGTCTCTAATGCTTCATGTACGACAAACTGTCTTGGTCCTATAGCTAAAGTACTTGATGATGCTTTTGGGATAGAAAAAGGTCTTATGACGACAATTCACTCATATACAAACGACCAAAATATTTTGGATGTGAAACACTCAAAAGATAAGCGCCGCGCACGTGCGGGAGCTATCAATATGATCCCGACAACTACCGGTGCTGCAAAGGCAATTGGTCTGGTTCTTCCTCAGCTTCAAGGTAAGCTTCACGGGCAGAGCGTTCGTGTTCCGACACCTAACGTCTCTATGGTTGACCTTAACGTTATCGTTAAGAAAAACACTACAAAAGAGGAAGTGACGGCTGTATTTAACAAAGCTGCAGATGGAGCTCTTAAAGGAATCATTCTTATAGACAAGGAGATGAGAGTCTCTCAAGATTTCGTCGGATGCGAGTACAGCTCTATAGTAGCAGAGGATCTTACTCAGGTAATTGACGGCAATATGGTCAAAGTTATGGCTTGGTACGACAATGAGTGGGGATACTCGACAAGACTTTTAGATATGGCTCTTCATATCAGTAAATAG